Below is a genomic region from Mesorhizobium sp. NZP2298.
GGTGGGGTGCAGGCGGAATACATGGTGGCGCGCCTCACCGACGACGGCTTCTATCTCATCTCGACGCCGCGCGCGGAGCGCTGGAATTTCGACGATCTCTCAAAGCTGCTCCCCGCCGACGGCGGTGTCAGCCTGAAGAACGTCACCAATGAGCGCGGCTGCTTCACGGTCGTGGGGCCAAATGCCCGAGATGTGCTGCAGCCGCTCACCGAGATCGACCTGTCGAACGCCGCCTTTCCCTGGTTCGGCGTGAAGACCGGCAGCGTGGCGCTTGCCAGCGACGTGCGGCTGCTGCGCGTCAACTACGAAGGCGAGCTCGGATGGGAGCTCTATCATCCCATGGCCTATCAGCGGCAATTGCTCGACGCGATCCTGAGTGAGGGCGAGAAGCACGGCATGCGGCTCGTCGGGCTGCATGCGCTGGAATCGCTGCGGCTGGAGAAATCCTATCGCGCCATGTACCGGGACATGAATCCCGAGCTCAACGTGCTGGAGAGCGGGCTCGAGCGGTTCGTTCGCCTCGACAAGGGCGATTTCGTCGGCCGCGAGGCGGTGCTGAAATACAAGGATCGTAACGACCAGCGCCGATCGGCAACGCTCAGGATCGAGACCGATGGCGCCAGCACGCTTGCCAACGAGGGCCTCTACATCGATGGCGAACTGGTCGGGCGCATCACGTCGGGCGGCTATGGCTATACGCTCGGGCATGATGTGGCGCTGGCGCTGTTGCCGGAGCGTCTCAGCAAGCCCGGCACCAAGTTCGACGTGGCGATCCTAGGCGAATGGAGGGTCGCCGAGGTGATCGCGGACTCGCCCTACGATCCCAGCTCGGCCAGGGCGCGCAGTTGATCGCAAGGGCTGAGCGAAGATGCGCATCGACCGGATCAACGTCCATACGGCGCAGTTGCCCGTCAAAGGCGGCGCCTATCGCATGGCCAGCGACGACGTAGAGTCGCTGGACAGTACCTTAATCGAGATCGTGACGGATGACGGCCTGACCGGTTGGGGCGAGACCTGTCCGATCGGACCGGTCTACCAGCCGCATCACGCGCTCGGCGCCCGCGCCGCGATCGCCGAAATTGCCCCAGGCCTCATTGGCGCGAAGATTGCCTCGATCAGGCTTCTGGCGAAGCGGATGGATGAGCGCCTGAACGGGCACGGCTACGCCAAGGCCGCGTTCGACATGGCCTTTCTCGACCTTCTCGGCCAGAAGCTCGGTGTGCCGGTGTCGACGCTTCTGGGCGGCTCGCTCACGGATCGCGTGCCGGCCTACTATTCGCTGATCGTCGGCCCGCCGGATGAAACGGCCAGGATCGCGGCCGACAAGGTGAAGGCAGGCTATCCGCGTCTGCAGGTCAAGATTTCCGGGCGTAATCTCGAAGAGGATGTGGCCACCGTCCACAAGGTCTGGGAAGCGGTCGGCTACAAGGCGCGCATTGCGGTGGACGGCAACAGAGGCCTGACGGCGGCCGCGGCAATCCATCTCGACAGGCTCTGCCAGGCGATCCCCTTCGTCCTCGAACAGCCCTGCAACACCATGGACGAGATCGCGACGCTGAAGGGCCGCGTGACACATCCGATCTATCTCGACGAGAGCACCGAGGACCAGAACGCGGTGCTGCGGGCGATCTCGCTGGGCATCGCGGATGGTTTCGGCTTCAAGGTTACCCGCCTTGGCGGCCTCACCAAGATGGCGACCGTGCGCGACCTTTGCGCCATCCGCTCGCTGCCGCACAGCTGCGACGATGCCTGGGGAGGCGACATCATCGCGTCGGCCTGCGTCCATCTTGCGGCGACTGTCGAGCCGCGCCGCATGGAAGGCGCATGGATCGCCCAGGAGTATATCGATGGGCATTTCGACCCTGGCAATCCGGTCGTCATCCGCGAAGGGCATATCGCCGTGCCGCAGCGGCCAGGCCTGGGCGTAAAGCCCGAGCCCGGCATGTTCGGCAAGCCGATCGCCACATACGGAGCCTGAGCGGGCGCGGTCTCCAGAGGCTGCCAAGATGGTGCGCATTCAGCCAATCCTGTTGTTGACTTCGATATGCCTACCTTCTAGTAGGTAGTCAACATCAACCAGCATTGGACAAACAAGCATGCCTTCCCAAGAAACCGACACCCTCGCTCAAGCTTCGAACACATGGCTCAAAAGCTATTATTTTGTGCGGTTCGCCGTTTCCGCGGCATGGGTCGCACTGGCCTTCACCGTCGCCAGGACCATGCCGCCGCTGGCCGCGATCATGCTGGTAGCGTATCCCGCCTGGGACGCCCTGGCGAACTTCCTCGATGCCCAGCGCACAGGCGGGATGAGCCGCAACAAGTCTCAGTTGCTGAACTTTGTCATCAGCGCGCTTACCACCCTGGCGGTCGCTGTCGCGCTGACCAGGAGCATGAACACAGTGCTCGCGGTCTATGGTGTGTGGGCCGTGCTGTCCGGCGTGTTCCAACTGATTACCGCGGTGCGGCGCTGGAAGACCAATGGCGCGCAATGGGCGATGATCCTGAGCGGCGCTCAATCGGCGTTGGCGGGCCTCTTTTTTGTCAAGATGGCCGGGGGCATTGAAGATATCGGCATCACGAATGTCGCACCATATGCCGCGTTTGGCGCATTCTACTTCCTGGTGTCGGCGGTATGGCTGACGGCCGGCGACATCCGTCGCAAGTCACCGCGAGCCGCCAGCTAAGGTGCGCCCCTTGCAGGAGCCGTTCGACATCCCGCCCTGCTTTTCCCAACTGACCGGTCATGCGCTGTCTCCATGAGGGACGGCGCTTTTCCCGTCGAAAGGATTGGTTCACCCTTGGCTCGCCGACTAGGACAAATCTTGCAAGGATCGGCTAAATTTCCTACCTCGACCTATTGGAAGGTAGACAATGAACATTGCACTCAGTGACACCGCGGGCAAATTGGTTGGGGGAGCCGCCCAACTCATCATGCGTGTTGGCTACAACGGCTTCAGCTACGCCGATCTTTCGGAGCGCTTTGGCATCCGCAAGGCCAGCATTCACCATCACTTTCCGTCGAAAGTCGATCTGGTGGTAGCCGTTGTCGAGCAAGCGCGTGCCGGCATCCGGGCTCAGCTTGCGGCGTTGGACGAAGGTTCGCCGGTCGCGATGGATCAGCTGCGGTTTTACACCGGGTATTGGGAACGCTGTATCAAGGACCAGTCCGCTCCCTTTTGCCTGGCTGCCGTGCTGGCCGCTGAATTGCCGGGTCTGCCCGAAGAGGTGGCGCTTTCCGTTCGCGGCCATTTCACCGATCTCGGCAGATGGCTGGAGCGGTTGTTCGAACTTGGTGTGGAGCAGGGGGCGGTGCATCTCGAGGCATCCCCCGACATCGAGGCACAAGCATTCATGGCGACCGTATACGGAGCCATGCTTGCGGCCCGGGCGTTTGATGACCCGGAACGCTTCAACGTGATTGTGGAAACGCTTTTTCGTCGCATCCGCGCGTGATGCCTGACGTCTAGCTTCGAGCGGCAAAGCATGCGCGCCTTCGCCCGCGCGAGTGCTTGTTTGGCCGTGCGTTTCGTTGCCTGCAAAGGCGCGCCGCGCCTCAAGCCGTACCGTTCTTGGCCGACTTTGCCAGTTCCTGTTCCAGGTCCACCAGTTCCTTGCCGCCGGCCATCAGGTTGAGCAGTTGGTCGCGGTCGATTTCGCCCTTGGCGTAGGTGCCGGTGCTCCGGCCGCGCTTCAAGAGCGTGAAGCGGTCGCCCACGACATAGGCGTGATGGACGTTGTGGGAAATGAAGATGACGCCGATGCCGCGCGCCTTGGACTGCACGATGAGCTTCAGAACCACGGAGGCCTGGTGGACCCCCAGCGCCGATGTCGGCTCGTCGAGGATCAGCACCTTGGCGCCGAAATAGACGGCACGCGCAATCGCCAGGCATTGCCGTTCGCCGCCTGACAGGGTGCCAACCGGCTGTTCGGGGTCGCGCAGCTGGATGCCCATCGCCGACATCTCGTCATAGGCGGTGCGGTTGGCGAAGTCGCTGTCGAACTGATGGATTGGCCCGAACTTGCGCATCGGCTCGCGCCCGAGGAAGAAGTTGCGCGCCACGCTCATCAGCGGCACCAGCGCCAGGTCCTGGTAGACCGTTGCGATGCCGCTGTCGCGCGTATCGGCGGGCGAGGCGAACCGTGTCGGCTTGCCCTGGATACGGATTTCGCCTTCGTCGGGCGTGTAGACGCCCGACAGCGTCTTGATCAACGTCGACTTGCCGGCGCCATTGTCGCCGAGCAGGCAATGCACCTCGCCGGGGCAGACATCGAAAGACACGTCCTTGAGTGCCACGACCGAGCCGAAATATTTGCTGACCGATTTCAGTTCGACATAGGGCTCGGCCATCACCGGCTCCTCATGGCGCGGTTGCGCACATAGCTGTTGAACAGCACCGCGATGACCATCATGGCGCCCATGAACAGCTTGAACCAGTCGGTATCGATGCCGGTGTAGAAGATGCCCATCTGCACCACGCCGAAGATCAGGGCGCCGAACATGGCGCCAATGGCCGATCCATAGCCGCCGGTGAGCAGCGTGCCGCCGATGACGACGGCGATGATGGCCTCGAATTCCTTCTGCGTGCCGCGCAGCGTGTCGGCCGAGCCGGTGACCAGCACCTGGATCGCCGCGAACAGGGCTGCCGCGAGTGCCGTCATGATGAACAGCGTGATCTTGGTGCGCGCCACCGGCACGCCGAGATTGCGCGCGGCATTGGCTTCGCCGCCGGCGGCGAAGATCCAGTTGCCGAAGCGGCTGCGCGTCAAGAGCCAGGTGCAGGCCAGTGTCAGCACGATCCACCATACGATGGACACCGGAATGCCTGATATCGACGGCAGGCCGTCGGCCCGCTTGCCGATCAGGCCGATGTCGGAAAGCCAGGCGATCAGGCCGGAGAACACCTGCCCCGAGAACAGGCTGTTGAGGGGATCGTGCAACGCCAGTTCATGCACGCCCGAGACCTGGGTTCGGCCTGAGATGCCGCGCGTGAGGCCGAGCGTGAGGCCGCGCAGCATGAACAGGCTGCCGAGCGTCACGATGAATGAGGGCAGGCCGGTCCTGACGACGGCGAGCCCGTTCAGCGCGCCGATGCCGCCGCAGACGGCGAAGGTGAACAGCAGCGAAAGCCAGATCGGCCAGCCCCAGAACACGGAAGGGATGGCGATGAGGATGCCGGCAAAGCCGATCATCGAGCCGACCGACAGGTCGAACTCGCCGGCGATCATCAGCAAAGCCACGGGCGCGGCGAGAATGCCAAGCTGGGCCGAGACTTCGAGGAAGTTGACGATCCCCTTGGCACTGAAAAGTCCCGAGCTTCCCGCCGTGACGGCGAAGAACACGAAAACCAGCACGGTGCCGGCCGCGGCGCCAAGTTCCGGCCTGCTCAACAGGCGGCTCAGGCGTGACACGGACCGGACCCGCTCGTCGCGAATCTCTGAAACCATGGCTGCTTGCCCCTATGATGAAGCGGCCGGAGCGAAGCCCCGGCCGCCGGTGTCAGCGCTTGCCGAGTTTCGACAGTTCGATAACCGAGGCGGCGGTGTCCTTGGTGACGAAGCCGGGGCCTGTCGGATAGTCGGCGATCGGCATGATCTTGTACTTCTTCCAGAGGTCGAACATCGCCACCGGGATGTAGCCCATGGCATATTGCTGGGCGTCGATGCCCCATTCCATCTTGCCGGCGACAACGGCCTGCAGGATGGTGGGGGAAAGGTCGAACGTGCCGGTCTTCACCTTGCCCGCCAGGCCCAGTTCATCAAGTGCTGCCAGCGTCGGTTCGGCACCGCTGGCGCCGACGGCGAGGATGAACTGTGTGTCGGCATGAGCGGTCATGTAGGCGATCACGCGGTTCTTCATTTCGGTCGGGTCGATGACGCCGTTCATCACCGGAACGTCGACGCCCAGACCCTTGGCAAAGCCGGCGCAGCGGTCGTCGAGGCTCGAATTGCCGACCTCATGGTTGGCGCAGACCGCCTTTGTGAGGCCGAGCGCCTTGATGCGCTCGCCGGCCATGACGCCCGCCTGGAATTCATCCTGCCCCATGAACAGCAGGCCGCCAAGATCATGGGTCAGCTTCGAGCCGCCGGAATCGATGACGATCACCGGGATGCCGGCGGCGACCGCGTTCTTGACCGGTGTCGAAAGGGCGGCCGCGTCGGGGATCGAGACAACCATGCCGTCGGGCTTGGAGGCCGTGATGGCGTCGATCATCTGCCCCATCTTGGCCATGTCGAAGGTTTCGGGGGCCAGATACTCGGCCTTGACACCGAGCGTCTTGGCGGCGTCGTCCATGCCGTTCTTGACCACCGACCAGTAGGGGTCGCCGCTCTGGCCGTGGGTGACGAACACCACCCGCGTCTCGTCGGCGGCCGCAAGTGTCGTGGCCGCCGCCATCATCGTGAAGCCGGCCAGCAGGCCGAGCGCAGGCTTTATTAATTTCGCAAGCGAAAACATAGAACCTCCTGTTTGTTTTCCGCCGCCGCAATTACGGTCGGCGGTTCCAGTTGCCCCTTTATTCCAGTTCCATTCCTCAGCACTGGTTCCTTGGGGGCCGCACGCGGCCCCAATCATTCGATGACGGTAAATCCGGCTCCCTTCGCCATGCGCGACAGGTTCCGGAAGCCCATTGTCGCATAAGTCAGCGGGTTGGCCTTGCTGGGATCCTGTTCGGCCTCGACGACCAGCCAGCCGCTGTAATCATTGTCGGCCAGCACGCGCAAAATGGCGGGATAGTCGATGGAGCCGTCGCCGGGAACGGTGAAGATCCCTTCCATGACCGCACCCATGAAACTCATGTCCTCGGCGCGGGCGCGATCAAGCACGGGTTTGCGTGCGTCCTTGCAATGCACATGCACGACGCGTTTGACATGGGCGTTGATCAAGGCCAGCGGGTCGCCGCCCGAAAAGACCGAATGGCCGGTGTCGTAGAGCAGGCCGACCGCCTCGCCGGTGTGGCGCATCAACAGGCCGACCTCGGCATCGGTCTCGACGATTGTTCCCATGTGGTGGTGAAAGGCCATGCGCACGCCGAAATCCGCCATTCTTTCAGCGAGTGCAGTCAGCTTGCGGCCATAGGCCGGCCATTCGTCCGGGCTGAGCGCAGGGTGCTGCGAGATCGGCCCCCAGATGGCGTTGTGGCGCCCGCGCGAAGTGTCGGCATAGACGACATGGGCGGCCCCCATGTCCTTCAAGAGCTGGAGATGGGGCGTGACGGCATCCATCTCCGCGCCGACATCCTTCTCGTCGCAGCGGCCGTCGTACCAGCCGGAAATCACCGTGAGGCCATAGCGCTGCATGATCGGCTTCAGCTCGGCCGACCGGCGCGGAAACTTGCCGCCAAGTTCGGTGCCGGAATAGCCGGCCTGCCTGGTTTCGGCGAGACACACTTCCAGCGGCGTGTCGCCGCCGAGTTCCGGCACGTCGTCATTGGTCCAGGTGATCGGATTGATGCCGATGCGAACCTTCACGGGCGAACTCCTGATTGCTTCGACTGGGCAAGGTGATGGCGGGCGAGGCCGGCCAGCAGCGTCATGTCGCGGCGGGCATGCTCGGCGGTGTTGCGCACGGGCGTGCCTTCGACGATCGCCGACCAGAAGCCTTTCAACTCCTCGACGAACGCCTCTTCGTAGCCGTTGCGGATGTCCGCGCTGGAAAGCGTGTGGCCGCTGCCGGTGCGAACCGTCAGCCGCGTCGGCTGGTGGTTGAGATAGGGCGAGGGGAATTCCAGCTCGAGCGAGGCGTCGTCGAAGTAGAGCGTGATGCGCTCGCGATAATCGGGCAGCCTCGGAATGGCGACATGCACCATGGTCCACAGCGCCTGGCCGTCGAGCAGCCGGACAGTGCCTTGGCCGCCTTCGCCTCCGGCGAAAAACGAGGCGCCGACAATTTCGCCGTCAGCGACACCGAGCGCATCGAGGAGCCCATGCACGGCGTTCACGTCATGGACGATCGAGGAACAATAGGCGCCGACAAAGCCTCGAAAGGCGTCGGGATCATCGATGCCGGGCACCGCGCGGTCCACCTGCTCGCGCTGCCTGGCTTCGGTCGAGGCAACCAACCCCTCCGCGACGTCGTCACCCCGACAAGTGGAGGTGTGCCGGATGAAGGGCCAGGCGTCGGGATCGTTGACCTCGACCGAAATGTAGCGAAGTGTGTGCGCCGTGCCCGGCAGCATTTTCAGCGCCGCCTCGTAGCTCGGGTCGAAACGCTTCATGTAGCCGACCTGGAGCACCTTTCCGGCGCGGTCCCTGGCGGCGATCAATTCGTCGATGTCTCCGGCGCTGTAGCAAAGCGGCTTTTCACAGAAGACATGCAGCCCCCGGGCGAAGGCGGCGAGACTCTGTTCGCGGTGCAGCGCGTCCGGCGAGGCGATGACCACGGCATCGAGCGGCATCGCGAGAAGCGCGTCGAGATCGGGGAATGTCTCGAGGCCGAATTCCTCGCCGACGAAGGCACGGACCTTGCGCGACGGATCGTAGACGCCAACGATCCTGAACCGCCGGTGCAGCTTGAGCAGGTTCGGTATGTGCTCGACCTGGGCGACGCCGCCCGCCCCGATCACTCCCACTTTTATGCACTGCATCGGCCAGCCCCATCTGAATCCGAACGCTTTTTTCTTGAGCCTAGGACGCCTTTGGTTCCATTGTTAGAACCAGATTCCATTGATTTTTGGGAACCAGATGAAGACCAGCTTTCCCATCGACGGCATCGCCCTGGATCGCGACAGTCCCGCCAATCTGCACCGGCAGCTCTATGTCCAGTTGCGCGGCCTGATCGAACGGCGCGTGCTGCCGAGCGGCCATGCGCTGCCCTCCACACGGGTCATGGCGCGGGATCTGAATGTGGGGCGCAACACGGTGATTGCCGCCTGCGACCAGCTCGCGCTGGAGGGCTACCTCGCCATACGGCCACGCAGGCCCTCGGTGGTCATGGACCTGCCAACCCGTTCAGTGGTGGCGGAACACGTGTCAGTCGAGGACGCCAATCCGTTATCGCTGCGCGGGCAGACGATGCTCGCCCAACCCTATCATCATGGCCGGCCGGGCATGCTCGCATTTCATCCCGGCATGCCGGATCCGGACAATTTTCCTTTCAACACCTGGTCGAAACTGCTCAGCCGCCGCGCCAAATTCGCGCATATCGATC
It encodes:
- a CDS encoding mandelate racemase/muconate lactonizing enzyme family protein gives rise to the protein MRIDRINVHTAQLPVKGGAYRMASDDVESLDSTLIEIVTDDGLTGWGETCPIGPVYQPHHALGARAAIAEIAPGLIGAKIASIRLLAKRMDERLNGHGYAKAAFDMAFLDLLGQKLGVPVSTLLGGSLTDRVPAYYSLIVGPPDETARIAADKVKAGYPRLQVKISGRNLEEDVATVHKVWEAVGYKARIAVDGNRGLTAAAAIHLDRLCQAIPFVLEQPCNTMDEIATLKGRVTHPIYLDESTEDQNAVLRAISLGIADGFGFKVTRLGGLTKMATVRDLCAIRSLPHSCDDAWGGDIIASACVHLAATVEPRRMEGAWIAQEYIDGHFDPGNPVVIREGHIAVPQRPGLGVKPEPGMFGKPIATYGA
- a CDS encoding DUF308 domain-containing protein, coding for MPSQETDTLAQASNTWLKSYYFVRFAVSAAWVALAFTVARTMPPLAAIMLVAYPAWDALANFLDAQRTGGMSRNKSQLLNFVISALTTLAVAVALTRSMNTVLAVYGVWAVLSGVFQLITAVRRWKTNGAQWAMILSGAQSALAGLFFVKMAGGIEDIGITNVAPYAAFGAFYFLVSAVWLTAGDIRRKSPRAAS
- a CDS encoding TetR/AcrR family transcriptional regulator, producing MNIALSDTAGKLVGGAAQLIMRVGYNGFSYADLSERFGIRKASIHHHFPSKVDLVVAVVEQARAGIRAQLAALDEGSPVAMDQLRFYTGYWERCIKDQSAPFCLAAVLAAELPGLPEEVALSVRGHFTDLGRWLERLFELGVEQGAVHLEASPDIEAQAFMATVYGAMLAARAFDDPERFNVIVETLFRRIRA
- a CDS encoding ATP-binding cassette domain-containing protein, encoding MAEPYVELKSVSKYFGSVVALKDVSFDVCPGEVHCLLGDNGAGKSTLIKTLSGVYTPDEGEIRIQGKPTRFASPADTRDSGIATVYQDLALVPLMSVARNFFLGREPMRKFGPIHQFDSDFANRTAYDEMSAMGIQLRDPEQPVGTLSGGERQCLAIARAVYFGAKVLILDEPTSALGVHQASVVLKLIVQSKARGIGVIFISHNVHHAYVVGDRFTLLKRGRSTGTYAKGEIDRDQLLNLMAGGKELVDLEQELAKSAKNGTA
- a CDS encoding ABC transporter permease, which gives rise to MVSEIRDERVRSVSRLSRLLSRPELGAAAGTVLVFVFFAVTAGSSGLFSAKGIVNFLEVSAQLGILAAPVALLMIAGEFDLSVGSMIGFAGILIAIPSVFWGWPIWLSLLFTFAVCGGIGALNGLAVVRTGLPSFIVTLGSLFMLRGLTLGLTRGISGRTQVSGVHELALHDPLNSLFSGQVFSGLIAWLSDIGLIGKRADGLPSISGIPVSIVWWIVLTLACTWLLTRSRFGNWIFAAGGEANAARNLGVPVARTKITLFIMTALAAALFAAIQVLVTGSADTLRGTQKEFEAIIAVVIGGTLLTGGYGSAIGAMFGALIFGVVQMGIFYTGIDTDWFKLFMGAMMVIAVLFNSYVRNRAMRSR
- a CDS encoding rhizopine catabolism ABC transporter substrate-binding protein; translated protein: MFSLAKLIKPALGLLAGFTMMAAATTLAAADETRVVFVTHGQSGDPYWSVVKNGMDDAAKTLGVKAEYLAPETFDMAKMGQMIDAITASKPDGMVVSIPDAAALSTPVKNAVAAGIPVIVIDSGGSKLTHDLGGLLFMGQDEFQAGVMAGERIKALGLTKAVCANHEVGNSSLDDRCAGFAKGLGVDVPVMNGVIDPTEMKNRVIAYMTAHADTQFILAVGASGAEPTLAALDELGLAGKVKTGTFDLSPTILQAVVAGKMEWGIDAQQYAMGYIPVAMFDLWKKYKIMPIADYPTGPGFVTKDTAASVIELSKLGKR
- the iolE gene encoding myo-inosose-2 dehydratase, which produces MKVRIGINPITWTNDDVPELGGDTPLEVCLAETRQAGYSGTELGGKFPRRSAELKPIMQRYGLTVISGWYDGRCDEKDVGAEMDAVTPHLQLLKDMGAAHVVYADTSRGRHNAIWGPISQHPALSPDEWPAYGRKLTALAERMADFGVRMAFHHHMGTIVETDAEVGLLMRHTGEAVGLLYDTGHSVFSGGDPLALINAHVKRVVHVHCKDARKPVLDRARAEDMSFMGAVMEGIFTVPGDGSIDYPAILRVLADNDYSGWLVVEAEQDPSKANPLTYATMGFRNLSRMAKGAGFTVIE
- a CDS encoding Gfo/Idh/MocA family protein, translated to MQCIKVGVIGAGGVAQVEHIPNLLKLHRRFRIVGVYDPSRKVRAFVGEEFGLETFPDLDALLAMPLDAVVIASPDALHREQSLAAFARGLHVFCEKPLCYSAGDIDELIAARDRAGKVLQVGYMKRFDPSYEAALKMLPGTAHTLRYISVEVNDPDAWPFIRHTSTCRGDDVAEGLVASTEARQREQVDRAVPGIDDPDAFRGFVGAYCSSIVHDVNAVHGLLDALGVADGEIVGASFFAGGEGGQGTVRLLDGQALWTMVHVAIPRLPDYRERITLYFDDASLELEFPSPYLNHQPTRLTVRTGSGHTLSSADIRNGYEEAFVEELKGFWSAIVEGTPVRNTAEHARRDMTLLAGLARHHLAQSKQSGVRP